One Mangifera indica cultivar Alphonso chromosome 4, CATAS_Mindica_2.1, whole genome shotgun sequence genomic region harbors:
- the LOC123214982 gene encoding serine/threonine-protein phosphatase 6 regulatory ankyrin repeat subunit C-like, whose product MMVFGNSGKQQVFPVNYEAEVSQRLVDAAHVCDLKRAKECMADPFIDVNFIGTVSLKAKRTEVVLHDEAPHEVCVEYEEFRTDVTALFLAAHAGNLKLVRKLLNFGANVNQKLFRGYATTAAAREGHLEILEVLIKAGTCQEACEEALLEASYLGESKSAELLMSSDLIRPQVAVHALVSACCRGFVNVVDTLIKFRVDVNAIDRVLLRSSKPSLYANVDCNALAAAVVSRQIHVVRLLLQAGAKTDIKVRLGAWSWDTDTGEEFRVGAGLAEAYCITWCAVEYFEASGAILRMLFRHLSPNNPHFGRTLLHHAILCNNPRAVEVLLNCAVDKEVPVKTSSKTELRPIHLAAKLGYAKILQCLTIAGCNINSKTAAGETALTICVRYKHEEGLKVLASEGADFGLVNSAGQCVSSIAKSTRWSLGFQQAVIDVIRAGKVVRSSNASVFSPLMFVTQANNVEALKKLIERAEIDLDEQDDNGNSVTMIAAASGHTEAFRLLLHAGANIKLQNRHGKTAISLSQSNHNNEIMEKIILEYALEEGNIGSAGFFALHRAARRGDLALVRMLISRGYDVNGMDGDGYTSLMLGAKGGHGRVCEFLISSGANCDIVNARNETALSLARKNGYENDAERVILDEMALTLVLAGARVKKHTKCGKGSPHYKVLKMVVSVGILRWGKSNKRNVICRAAEVGPSTKFRWNRRKKFDVEEAGMFYVVTTKNKEVHFVCQGGVEMAQLWVRGIKLVTRQAIFGEKQRSVNGS is encoded by the exons ATGATGGTGTTTGGAAATTCCGGGAAGCAGCAGGTGTTCCCTGTGAACTATGAAGCAGAGGTGTCACAGCGCCTGGTAGACGCAGCTCATGTTTGTGACTTGAAGCGTGCTAAAGAGTGTATGGCTGATCCTTTTATCGACGTCAACTTCATTGGAACAGTGAGCTTGAAGGCTAAAAGAACGGAAGTCGTCTTGCACGATGAGGCGCCTCATGAAGTTTGCGTTGAGTATGAGGAGTTTAGGACTGATGTCACCGCTTTGTTCCTCGCCGCTCATGCCGGAAACTTGAAACTTGTCAGAAAGTTACTG AATTTTGGAGCTAATGTGAATCAGAAGCTATTCCGAGGCTATGCAACGACTGCGGCTGCGAGGGAAGGTCACCTGGAGATACTAGAAGTCCTGATTAAAGCAGGCACATGTCAGGAGGCTTGCGAGGAGGCTTTGTTGGAAGCCAGCTACTTGGGAGAGAGTAAGTCTGCTGAGTTGCTGATGAGTTCTGATTTGATTCGTCCACAAGTTGCCGTTCACGCTCTAGTCTCTGCCTGCTGCAGAGGATTTGTCAATGTTGTTGACACACTCATTAAG TTTCGAGTAGATGTCAATGCCATTGATAGAGTGCTGCTTCGGTCTTCCAAGCCATCTCTGTATGCCAATGTTGACTGCAATGCACTAGCGGCTGCTGTTGTTAGTAGACAGATTCACGTTGTTAGATTGCTGTTACAG GCTGGTGCAAAGACTGACATCAAGGTGAGGCTGGGAGCCTGGTCTTGGGACACGGATACTGGAGAAGAATTTCGGGTGGGTGCCGGGCTAGCTGAGGCTTACTGCATTACTTGGTGTGCTGTGGAATATTTTGAAGCCAGTGGTGCCATCTTGCGAATGCTTTTTCGACACCTTTCTCCGAACAACCCACATTTTGGGAGGACTCTCCTCCACCATGCCATACTATGCAATAACCCAAGAGCAGTAGAAGTGCTGCTAAATTGTGCTGTTGATAAAGAAGTTCCAGTAAAAACATCTTCAAAAACAGAATTACGCCCTATTCATTTGGCTGCAAAGCTTGGATATGCTAAAATCCTTCAATGCCTGACCATTGCTGGATGCAATATCAATTCCAAAACAGCAGCAGGAGAAACTGCACTCACAATTTGTGTAAGATATAAGCATGAGGAGGGCCTTAAAGTTCTGGCCTCAGAAGGGGCTGATTTTGGACTGGTAAATTCGGCTGGTCAATGTGTAAGCTCCATAGCTAAATCAACCAGGTGGAGCCTTGGCTTCCAGCAAGCAGTAATAGATGTGATTCGAGCAGGGAAGGTTGTTCGATCAAGCAATGCTTCAGTATTTTCCCCTTTGATGTTTGTGACTCAAGCAAATAATGTTGAGGCCTTGAAAAAGCTGATTGAGCGGGCAGAAATTGATCTTGATGAACAGGATGATAATGGGAACTCAGTTACAATGATAGCTGCCGCTTCTGGCCACACTGAGGCCTTCAGGCTCCTCCTTCATGCTGGAGCTAACATAAAACTGCAAAATAGGCATGGAAAAACAGCAATCAGTTTATCCCAATCAAACCACAACAATGaaataatggaaaaaataattcttgaatATGCACTTGAAGAGGGAAACATCGGATCAGCTGGCTTTTTTGCTCTGCATCGCGCTGCAAGGCGCGGGGACTTGGCCTTGGTTCGCATGTTAATCAGTAGAGGCTACGATGTTAATGGCATGGACGGAGATGGATACACCTCTCTGATGTTAGGAGCCAAGGGAGGCCATGGAAGAGTGTGTGAATTCTTGATCTCAAGTGGCGCAAATTGTGACATTGTGAATGCTAGAAACGAGACAGCACTCTCTCTCGCAAGGAAAAATGGTTATGAAAACGATGCAGAACGAGTCATATTAGATGAAATGGCTCTCACTCTTGTGTTGGCAGGCGCCCGTGTGAAGAAGCACACCAAGTGTGGCAAAGGCTCGCCCCATTACAAGGTTCTGAAGATGGTGGTGTCTGTGGGGATTCTGAGGTGGGGAAAGTCTAATAAGAGAAATGTGATATGCAGGGCAGCTGAGGTTGGCCCAAGTACCAAGTTTCGATGGAACCGGCGCAAGAAGTTTGATGTTGAAGAAGCGGGAATGTTTTATGTAGTGACTACAAAGAACAAGGAGGTGCATTTTGTCTGCCAGGGTGGGGTTGAAATGGCTCAGTTGTGGGTCAGAGGAATCAAACTTGTAACCAGGCAAGCCATTTTTGGTGAGAAACAGAGGAGTGTGAATGGATCATGA
- the LOC123212939 gene encoding NADH dehydrogenase [ubiquinone] flavoprotein 1, mitochondrial: protein MAPMRGIFSLRRALLAQHHSERLGLRFRSLSTQGASGSPPQGASTASTPQPPPPPPPPEKTHFGGLKDEDRIFTNLYRLHDPFLKGAMKRGDWYRTKDLVLKGPDWIVNEMKKSGLRGRGGAGFPSGLKWSFMPKVSDGRPSYLVVNADESEPGTCKDREIMRHDPHKLLEGCLIAGVGMRASAAYIYIRGEYVNERKSLEKARKEAYAAGLLGKNACGSGYDFDVHIHYGAGAYICGEETALLESLEGKQGKPRLKPPFPANAGLYGCPTTVTNVETVAVSPTILRRGPEWFASFGRKNNSGTKLFCVSGHVNKPCTVEEEMSIPLKELIERHCGGVRGGWDNLLAVIPGGSSVPLLPKHICDDVLMDFDALKAVQSGLGTAAVIVMDKSTDVVDAIARLSYFYKHESCGQCTPCREGTGWLWMIMERLKVGNAKLEEIDMLQEVTKQIEGHTICALGDAAAWPVQGLIRHFRPELERRIREHAERELRAATA, encoded by the exons ATG GCAcctatgaggggtattttttcCCTGCGAAGAGCATTGTTGGCTCAACATCACAGTGAGAGGTTGGGTCTGCGCTTCAGATCACTCAGCACTCAAGGTGCATCTGGTAGTCCTCCACAAGGTGCATCAACTGCTAGTACTCCCCAACCTCCTCCACCTCCCCCGCCTCCAGAGAAGACCCATTTTGGTGGCCTGAAAGATGAGGACAGGATTTTCACCAATTTGTATCGATTGCATGATCCTTTTCTCAAAGGTGCCATGAAACGAGGTGATTGGTATAGGACCAAAGACTTGGTACTCAAGGGTCCTGATTGGATTGTGAATGAGATGAAGAAATCTGGCCTTCGAGGACGTGGTGGTGCTGGATTTCCATCTGGCCTAAAGTGGTCCTTCATGCCAAAGGTATCTGATGGTCGCCCGTCATATCTTGTTGTCAATGCTGATGAAAGTGAACCTGGAACCTGTAAAGACAGGGAAATTATGCGGCATGATCCACACAAATTGTTGGAGGGTTGCTTGATTGCTGGCGTAGGGATGAGGGCCTCAGCTGCTTACATTTACATTAGGGGTGAATATGTAAATGAACGTAAATCCCTTGAGAAAGCCAGAAAAGAAGCTTATGCAGCTGGTCTATTGGGCAAGAATGCATGTGGATCGGGTTATGATTTTGATGTTCATATCCACTATGGTGCTGGCGCTTACATTTGTGGTGAAGAGACAGCTCTTTTGGAAAGTCTTGAAGGTAAACAAGGGAAACCAAGATTGAAGCCTCCTTTCCCTGCTAATGCAGGTTTATATGGTTGCCCAACCACTGTCACAAATGTGGAAACTGTGGCTGTTTCTCCTACCATTTTAAGGCGTGGCCCAGAGTGGTTTGCCAGTTTTGGCAGGAAGAACAATTCtggtacaaaattattttgtgtgTCTGGTCATGTGAACAAACCTTGCACAGTTGAAGAGGAGATGAGTATTCCCCTGAAGGAGTTGATTGAGAGGCACTGTGGTGGTGTTCGAGGTGGATGGGATAATTTACTTGCAGTAATACCTGGGGGTTCATCGGTTCCATTGCTTCCCAAACACATATGTGATGATGTGCTGATGGATTTTGATGCTCTCAAGGCTGTTCAGTCTGGATTGGGCACTGCTGCTGTTATTGTTATGGATAAATCAACTGATGTTGTGGATGCAATTGCAAGGCTTTCTTACTTTTACAAGCATGAAAGCTGTGGGCAGTGCACACCATGCAGGGAGGGGACTGGATGGCTTTGGATGATCATGGAAAGGTTGAAGGTTGGAAATGCTAAGTTGGAAGAGATTGATATGCTTCAGGAGGTGACCAAGCAGATTGAAGGACACACAATCTGTGCATTGGGTGATGCTGCTGCTTGGCCTGTTCAGGGTCTTATACGGCATTTTAGGCCTGAGCTTGAAAGAAGGATTAGGGAGCATGCAGAGAGGGAGTTGCGGGCTGCCACTGCTTAA
- the LOC123212940 gene encoding uncharacterized protein LOC123212940 has translation MVLGLRTKNRKRISLQVDYLFRVQEIRPWPPSQSLRSVHSVLLQWKNDDQSSGSLISGVGDGKVEFSESFRLQVTLCQEASKKGTARDIFQKNCLEFYLYENGKDKSQLLGSAVINLADYGIMKEAIAISTPFNFKKTFSNTAQPVLSLMIEPFYKDSSSSSPKSSLVKEVSMLGKNGTGSFSDLMNEGNHEECEIASFTDDDDISSHSSLTIPSSTFGTTSGSTARNYKNGSDSAEDSPVNGEPALSSSIASAKQEVNPVVEVLQKINGSTESSSSASLFSDSGNVVNDPAAKVASSNMSIEAHVNMGQIRVENSPTDLEGGTKSQRHENNGLEAATSELYVHLLKKKDKRCQENGQGNQILKVKKNSLEDRLVSKLPEDAAKNDVKLRSNSIANSRFSLGAQSGTVSNDKLKNIKSVQLRYDSAVGYGQINDSQYKWKEINNAKDKYDDCKSNAQSTMGETANGFSNIKVELESKIKMLEEELREAAALEIGLYSVIAEHGCSINKVHVPARRLSRFYLYACKARSQSKRASAARAAFSGLVLVSKACGNDVPRLTFWLSNSVVLRAIVSEAIKKLQLSDGLCTKNNSDRTAPNKEEKDCSIEDSDDWEDPQTFVIALEKFEAWIFSRIIESVWWQTFTPHMQSAAAKGSGSRKTSRKRYGLGDQEQGNLSIELWKKAFKDACELLCPIRAGGHDCGCLPVLAKLVMEQLVDRLDVAMFNAILRESAEEMPTDPVSDPISDPKVLPIPAGKSSFGAGAQLKNAIGSWSRWLTDLFGIDDNDPPENMNEISNDMSMDSDTSSKAFHLLNALSDLMMLPSEMLVDSSTRKEVCPTFGVEMIKRVLDNFVPDDFNPTPIPRAVFDALDSEDLGEAEEDSVTIFPCSAAPTIYSPPPAVSLIGIIGEFRSPDLQSGSTVLKKSYTSDDELDELDSPVTSIIIDNSHTSTTSAPPNWMPKGNGGRKVVRYQLLQEVWKEGK, from the exons ATGGTTCTTGGATTGAGAACAAAGAACCGAAAGCGTATATCGTTGCAAGTTGATTATCTGTTTCGTGTTCAAGAGATTAGACCTTGGCCACCATCGCAGTCGTTAAGATCTGTTCATTCTGTTTTGCTTCAATGGAAAAATGATGATCAGAGTTCAGGGTCCTTAATTTCTGGTGTTGGAGATGGGAAAGTTGAGTTTAGTGAGTCTTTCAGGCTTCAAGTTACTTTATGCCAGGAGGCATCAAAGAAAGGAACGGCCCGTGATATTTTTCAGAAGAACTGCTTAGAATTTTACTTGTATGAAAATGGAAAGGATAAAAGTCAACTCTTGGGATCAGCTGTTATAAACCTCGCTGATTATGGAATTATGAAGGAAGCCATTGCCATTAGCACTCCATTTAACTTCAAGAAAACTTTTAGCAACACAGCACAGCCTGTCCTTTCTCTTATGATTGAGCCATTCTACAAAGATAGCTCCTCTTCATCACCGAAGAGCAGCTTGGTCAAAGAAGTGTCAATGTTGGGTAAGAATGGAACTGGATCTTTTTCTGACTTGATGAATGAAGGAAATCATGAGGAATGTGAGATTGCTTCTTTCACTGATGATGATGACATTTCATCGCATTCATCATTGACTATTCCATCTTCTACTTTTGGGACTACTAGTGGCTCAACTGCTAGAAATTATAAG AATGGATCAGACTCAGCAGAGGACAGTCCGGTTAATGGAGAGCCTGCTTTATCCTCAAGTATTGCATCTGCAAAGCAAGAGGTGAATCCAGTGGTTGAAGTCCTTCAAAAAATAAATGGGAGCACAGAATCTTCGTCATCAGCAAGCTTATTCTCTGATTCAGGAAATGTTGTAAATGATCCTGCAGCAAAAGTTGCATCCTCCAATATGTCTATTGAGGCACATGTTAACATGGGACAAATAAGGGTAGAGAACTCTCCAACTGATCTAGAGGGTGGTACAAAATCTCAGAGACATGAAAATAATGGCCTAGAGGCTGCTACAAGTGAGTTATATGTTCAtcttttgaagaaaaaagataagagGTGCCAAGAAAATGGACAGGGCAATCAGATcttaaaagtaaagaaaaattccTTAGAGGACAGACTAGTAAGTAAATTACCAGAAGATGCTGCAAAAAATGATGTCAAATTAAGGAGTAACAGTATTGCCAACAGCAGGTTCTCACTTGGAGCACAGAGTGGAACTGTTAGTAATGATAAACTAAAGAATATTAAGTCTGTTCAGTTACGTTATGATTCAGCTGTGGGCTATGGGCAGATCAACGATAGTCAGTACAAATGGAAGGAAATTAATAATGCAAAAGATAAGTATGATGATTGTAAGAGTAATGCACAAAGTACAATGGGAGAAACAGCAAATGGATTTTCCAACATCAAAGTCGAACTGGAATCTAAAATCAAAATGCTTGAGGAAGAATTAAGGGAAGCTGCTGCTCTTGAGATCGGTCTGTATTCAGTCATTGCTGAGCATGGTTGTTCAATAAATAAAGTTCATGTACCAGCACGACGGCTTTCTAGATTCTATCTTTATGCTTGCAAAGCAAGGTCCCAAAGTAAGAGGGCAAGTGCAGCAAGAGCTGCCTTTTCAGGATTAGTTTTGGTTTCAAAAGCATGTGGGAATGATGTTCCAAG GTTGACTTTTTGGTTGTCAAATTCAGTTGTGCTTAGAGCAATTGTCAGTGAGGCAATCAAAAAGTTGCAACTTTCTGATGGACTTTGCACTAAGAATAACAGTGATCGAACTGCTCCTaacaaagaagagaaagattGTTCAATTGAAGATTCTGATGATTGGGAGGACCctcaaacatttgtaattgcaTTGGAAAAGTTTGAAGCTTGGATCTTTTCCCGAATCATTGAGTCGGTTTGGTGGCAG ACATTCACTCCACATATGCAGTCTGCAGCTGCAAAGGGCTCAGGCTCAAGGAAAACCTCTCGGAAGAGGTATGGATTGGGAGACCAAGAGCAGGGAAATTTGTCTATTGAGCTCTGGAAGAAGGCTTTCAAAGATGCATGTGAACTGCTTTGTCCTATTCGAGCAGGAGGACATGACTGTGGCTGCTTGCCAGTGCTGGCTAAATTG GTAATGGAGCAGCTGGTGGATAGATTGGATGTGGCAATGTTCAACGCTATTCTTCGTGAATCAGCTGAAGAGATGCCAACAGATCCAGTGTCTGATCCCATCAGTGATCCTAAAGTTCTCCCTATTCCAGCTGGGAAATCAAGCTTTGGGGCGGGTGCACAACTGAAAAATGCT ATAGGGAGCTGGTCCAGATGGCTTACAGATTTGTTTGGTATTGATGATAATGACCCTCctgaaaatatgaatgaaatttCTAATGACATGAGCATGGACAGTGACACATCTTCAAAGGCTTTCCATCTTCTCAATGCATTAAGTGATCTCATGATGCTTCCATCTGAAATGCTGGTGGATAGTTCCACACGGAAAGAG gtaTGCCCTACATTTGGTGTGGAAATGATCAAGAGGGTTCTTGACAATTTTGTCCCAGATGATTTTAACCCAACTCCAATTCCACGGGCAGTTTTTGATGCCCTGGATTCTGAG GACCTGGGTGAGGCTGAGGAGGATTCAGTGACAATCTTCCCATGCTCAGCTGCTCCCACAATCTATTCGCCACCTCCTGCAGTTTCACTGATCGGCATTATAGGAGAGTTTAGAAGTCCAGATCTACAGAGTGGGTCAACTGTGCTAAAAAAATCTTACACTAGTGATGACGAGCTTGATGAATTGGACTCACCTGTAACTTCCATTATCATCGACAACTCCCACACTTCTACGACTTCAGCCCCTCCCAACTGGATGCCCAAGGGAAACGGGGGTCGAAAAGTTGTCAGATATCAACTCCTTCAAGAAGTGTGGAAGGAGGGCAAATAA
- the LOC123212942 gene encoding uncharacterized protein LOC123212942 isoform X1, whose product MESAAVTSRMNSRCPPLHTCGVVISLILHRIYARLQDLNGPFGSIIRKLSRSVQMANPFMHALECKWLAILYFSDYLVLAFMSMVETLFPPSKHVFNKIDSLIQTAEMLPGKFDDAMNKLPDQIPIVDWVLIQIISWLNFGISILKHWGFDDAKEKEIVMDVSDSNELPSADQKHQSQEAENATGFMNIKKHDMKGTYKEVLEKGTKENGEKEKENNDGGTMKETQKHVIGDEENGYVKVSKSEENITTTNDPILELFESGWHANTPTEGKENLLASSFSFIG is encoded by the exons atG GAATCAGCAGCAGTAACCAGCAGGATGAATTCCAGGTGCCCGCCCTTGCATACCTGTGGAGTTGTAATCTCATTAATTCTTCACAGAATCTATGCAAGATTACAGGATTTAAACGGGCCATTCGGTTCAATAATCAGAAAATTATCAAGATCAGTCCAAATGGCTAATCCATTTATGCATGCCCTGGAATGTAAATGGTTAGCAATCCTGTACTTTTCTGATTATTTGGTTTTAGCTTTTATGAGCATGGTGGAGACTCTTTTCCCTCCTTCAAAACATGTCTTCAACAAGATTGACAGCCTCATTCAAACTGCAGAAATGCTGCCTGGAAAGTTTGATGATGCTATGAACAAACTTCCTGACCAAATTCCAATTGTAGATTGGGTTCTGATTCAGATCATCTCATGGCTGAATTTTGGGATTTCTATTTTGAAACATTGGGGGTTTGATGATGCAAAGGAAAAGGAGATTGTAATGGATGTTTCTGACAGCAATGAATTGCCATCAGCTGATCAGAAACATCAATCACAAGAAGCTGAAAACGCCACAGGTTTTATGAATATTAAGAAACATGACATGAAGGGCACCTACAAGGAAGTTCTAGAGAAGGGAACCAAAGAAAATGGtgagaaagagaaggaaaataACGATGGTGGCACAATGAAAGAGACTCAGAAACATGTGATTGGGGATGAAGAAAATGGATATGTAAAAGTAAGTAAAAGCGAGGAAAACATAACTACAACAAATGATCCTATTCTAGAACTGTTCGAGTCCGGATGGCATGCCAACACACCAACAGAAGGTAAAGAAAATCTGCTGGCAAGTTCATTTTCGTTCATAGGCTGA
- the LOC123212942 gene encoding uncharacterized protein LOC123212942 isoform X2, translating to MPWNVNEMLPGKFDDAMNKLPDQIPIVDWVLIQIISWLNFGISILKHWGFDDAKEKEIVMDVSDSNELPSADQKHQSQEAENATGFMNIKKHDMKGTYKEVLEKGTKENGEKEKENNDGGTMKETQKHVIGDEENGYVKVSKSEENITTTNDPILELFESGWHANTPTEGKENLLASSFSFIG from the exons ATGCCCTGGAATGTAAATG AAATGCTGCCTGGAAAGTTTGATGATGCTATGAACAAACTTCCTGACCAAATTCCAATTGTAGATTGGGTTCTGATTCAGATCATCTCATGGCTGAATTTTGGGATTTCTATTTTGAAACATTGGGGGTTTGATGATGCAAAGGAAAAGGAGATTGTAATGGATGTTTCTGACAGCAATGAATTGCCATCAGCTGATCAGAAACATCAATCACAAGAAGCTGAAAACGCCACAGGTTTTATGAATATTAAGAAACATGACATGAAGGGCACCTACAAGGAAGTTCTAGAGAAGGGAACCAAAGAAAATGGtgagaaagagaaggaaaataACGATGGTGGCACAATGAAAGAGACTCAGAAACATGTGATTGGGGATGAAGAAAATGGATATGTAAAAGTAAGTAAAAGCGAGGAAAACATAACTACAACAAATGATCCTATTCTAGAACTGTTCGAGTCCGGATGGCATGCCAACACACCAACAGAAGGTAAAGAAAATCTGCTGGCAAGTTCATTTTCGTTCATAGGCTGA
- the LOC123214585 gene encoding LOW QUALITY PROTEIN: U-box domain-containing protein 45-like (The sequence of the model RefSeq protein was modified relative to this genomic sequence to represent the inferred CDS: deleted 2 bases in 1 codon), with protein sequence MDIAELEESLFAASDAKLHGNLCKKLSAIYCKILSIFPSLEASRPRSKSGIQALCSLHIALEKAKNILQHCSECSKLYLAITGDSVLVKFDKARGALVESLRRVEDIVPQSIGCQILELVNELEGIVFSLDASEKQVGDDIITLLQQGRKFNDSNDNNELEMFHQAATRLGITSSRASLTERRALKKLIERARAEEDKRKESIVAFLLHLMRKYSKLFRSEIMDDNDSQGSTPCSPTVQSSFEEGGHAFDRQLSKLSSFNFRSNNRKSEQMPLAPEELRCPISLQLMYDPVIIASGQTYERLCIEKWFSDGHNTCPKTREKLPHLCLTPNYCVKGLIASWCEQNGVPVPDAPPESLDLNYWRLALSESDSTNSRSIGSVRSCKLKEVKVVPMEESGTIEESEFCELENAYAQEEEYKYAQKISGFLNVLNGEEDFRKKCNVVEQIRLLLKDDEEARIFMGANGFVEALLKFLESAVHQRDSCAQEIGALALFNLAVNNNRNKELMLSAGIIQLLEEMISNPNCHGSATAVYLNLSCFEDAKSIIGSSEAVQFLVQLCKGKTEVQSKLDALHALFNLSTVPSNVPSLLSAGIISALQSLVISGDRMWTEKSLAVLLNLTTSQAGKNEMLSATGLIAGLATVLDTGEPIEQEQAVACLLILCNRSEECCQMVLQEGVIPALVSISVNGTTRGRDKAQKLLMLFREQRQRDHPPVGIIQQVDIDEKTTPTLAAVPDPSPEPKPLSKSVSRRKTRRTFSFFWKRNKSYSLSQC encoded by the exons ATGGATATAGCTGAGCTTGAAGAAAGTCTGTTTGCGGCTAGTGATGCCAAG TTACATGGCAACCTGTGCAAGAAACTGTCCGCAATTTATTGCAAAATCTTGtcaatttttccttctttggAAGCTTCACGGCCTAGGAGCAAATCTGGTATTCAGGCCTTATGTTCATTGCACATAGCACTTGAGAAGGCCAAGAATATTCTTCAACACTGCTCTGAATGTAGTAAGCTTTACTTG GCTATAACTGGGGATTCTGTGCTTGTAAAATTTGACAAAGCACGTGGTGCTCTTGTTGAGAGTCTTAGGCGTGTTGAAGATATTGTTCCACAATCTATTGGGTGTCAG ATTTTGGAGCTTGTGAATGAACTTGAGGGCATTGTTTTTTCTCTGGATGCTTCAGAGAAGCAAGTTGGGGATGATATAATTACATTACTCCAGCAGGGTAGAAAATTTAACGACTCTAATGACAATAATGAGCTTGAAATGTTTCACCAAGCTGCTACTAGGCTTGGTATTACTTCTTCCAGAGCATCTCTTACAGAAAGAAGGGCTCTCAAGAAACTTATTGAGAGAGCTCGTGCAGAGGAAGACAAGCGGAAAGAATCAATTGTGGCATTTCTTTTGCACCTTATGAGGAAATACTCGAAGTTATTTAGAAGTGAGATAATGGATGACAATGATTCACAAGGTTCGACACCTTGTTCGCCAACTGTGCAGAGTTCCTTTGAGGAAGGAGGGCATGCCTTTGACCGTCAACTGTCAAAACTTAGTTCTTTCAATTTTAGGTCAAACAATAGAAAATCAGAGCAGATGCCTCTTGCACCAGAAGAATTGAGATGTCCAATATCTTTGCAGCTTATGTATGATCCAGTGATAATTGCTTCTGGACAAACATACGAAAGGTTATGCATTGAGAAGTGGTTCAGTGATGGGCACAACACCTGTCCAAAGACTCGAGAAAAGCTGCCTCATCTTTGTTTGACCCCTAATTACTGTGTTAAGGGTCTGATTGCCAGCTGGTGTGAACAAAATGGAGTTCCTGTTCCTGATGCCCCCCCTGAATCTCTTGATCTTAACTATTGGAGACTGGCTTTGTCTGAGTCTGACTCAACTAATTCGAGATCAATTGGAAGTGTCCGTTCTTGCAAGTTGAAGGAAGTGAAGGTTGTTCCCATGGAGGAGAGCGGAACGATCGAGGAGTCGGAATTCTGTGAACTTGAAAATGCATATGCACAGGAAGAAGAGTAT AAATACGCTCAAAAGATATCAGGATTCCTGAATGTCTTGAATGGAGAAGAAGACTTTAGAAAGAAATGCAATGTTGTGGAACAAATACGGCTCTTGCTGAAGGATGATGAAGAGGCCAGAATTTTCATGGGGGCAAATGGGTTTGTTGAAGCGTTGTTGAAGTTTCTAGAATCAGCTGTGCATCAGAGGGATTCTTGTGCTCAAGAAATTGGAGCACTGGCTCTTTTCAACCTTGCTGTCAACAATAACAG GAACAAGGAATTGATGTTATCAGCGGGAATAATTCAATTGCTGGAGGAAATGATCTCCAACCCCAACTGTCATGGATCGGCAACAGCTGTCTATCTGAATCTCTCCTGCTTTGAAGATGCCAAGTCCATAATTGGCTCAAGTGAGGCTGTCCAATTTTTAGTTCAGCTTTGTAAAGgtaaaactgaagtacaaagCAAGCTGGATGCTCTTCATGCCCTTTTCAACCTTTCCACTGTCCCTTCCAATGTTCCAAGCCTCCTTTCTGCTGGCATTATTAGTGCCCTCCAATCCCTAGTGATTTCTGGTGACCGAATGTGGACAGAAAAATCCCTGGCTGTTTTGCTAAATTTGACAACAAGTCAAGCAGGAAAAAATGAAATGCTTTCAGCCACTGGTCTAATTGCTGGACTTGCAACGGTGTTAGACACTGGTGAACCCATTGAACAGGAGCAAGCTGTTGCATGtcttttaattttgtgtaatagGAGTGAGGAATGCTGTCAAATGGTTTTACAAGAAGGTGTCATACCTGCACTGGTGTCAATATCGGTGAATGGGACCACGAGAGGACGAGACAAGGCACAGAAACTTTTGATGTTGTTCCGGGAGCAAAGGCAACGAGATCATCCTCCCGTTGGCATTATACAACAGGTTGACATTGACGAAAAGACCACACCAACACTTGCTGCTGTGCCTGATCCTTCTCCCGAACCAAAACCACTATCTAAATCGGTCTCAAGAAGAAAGACAAGGAGAACTTTCAGCTTTTTCTGGAAGAGGAATAAGAGCTACTCACTTTCTCAATGTTAA